Part of the Sulfuriflexus mobilis genome is shown below.
GGTCTGGGCGCTTATGGCCTCACGTACCAACACCCTGTTGTCAATCCCGATGCTGCTGGCCATGACCGCCAGCACCTTCCACAACGGTGGTATGCCACTGTAAGCTCTCTGGCAGGGTCTGAATGCGAAACCCGGTGCCTCGGCACCGGGTTTTGTCTTTTCAAAGCAAGTATTAAATGGCTTGATTTATAGTCATTTAGGTTTAAAATTCAGTCTTTATCTTGATGGCGGTGCCCTTGTGGGACTGCCTTTTTTGTTTTTACGGACACGATGATGATGGATGCACTCATGAACACCTACACCCGCCTGCCGGTAAACTTCACCCGTGGTGAAGGCGCCTGGCTGTGGGACAGTGAAGGTAACAAATATCTCGACGCGCTCGGCGGTATTGCCGTCTGTGGCCTCGGCCATGCCCACCCGGCCGTGACCAAGGCCATTTGTGACCAGGCCGCGACGCTCGTACACACCTCGAACCTGTATGGCATCGAGGTGCAGGGCCTGCTGGCAGAAAAGCTCACCACGCTTTCTGGTTTGCAGCGTGCCTTCTTCAGCAACTCCGGCGCCGAGGCCAACGAGGCCGCGATCAAGATCGCCCGCCTCTATGGTCACAAAAAGGGCATCGCCCAGCCGAACATCATTGTTGCCGATGGCAGTTTCCATGGCCGCACCATGGCCACCCTCTCCGCCACCGGTAACCGCAAGGTGCAGGCCGGCTTTGAGCCACTGGTACAGGGCTTCATCCGTGTGCCGTATAACGACCTCGGGGCAATCCGCAACGTGGCCAGGAACACCGATGGCGTCGTCGCCGTACTCGTTGAACCGATACAGGGCGAAGGCGGGATCAACATCCCCGCCGCCGACTACCTCAACGGCCTGCGTGCGATCTGTGATGAAAACGACTGGTTGCTGATGCTGGATGAAATACAGACCGGTATGGGTCGCTCCGGTAAATGGTTTGCCTTCCAGCACAACGGCATCCAGCCGGATGTCATGACCCTGGCCAAGGCACTCGGCAATGGTGTGCCTATCGGTGCCTGCCTGGCCGGTGGCAAGGCCGCCGAGGTCTTTCAACCGGGTAACCATGGCTCGACCTTTGGCGGTAACCCGCTGGCCTGTCGCGCGGCATTGGCCGTGATTGATAGCATCGAACAGCAAGGCCTGATTGAGCGCGCCAACGTCCTCAGTCAGAAATTCCTTGATGGCTTCAAGGCGCGGCTCGGCGATAACGCCCATGTGGTCGATATCCGTGCCCAGGGCCTGCTGCTGGGTATCGAACTCGATAGCCCCTGTGCGGCGCTGGTAGGCGAGGCCCTGGCGAATGGCCTGCTGATCAACGTCACCGCCGACAAGGTCATTCGTCTGCTGCCACCACTGATCATCAGCGACGCCGAGGCCGACATGATCATTGACAAGGTCAGTAGCCTGGTTGAAGCCTTTGTTGCCGAGCAAGCGACCAGCGCAGCAGTGTAAGGAAACGTATCATGGCCGTCAGACACTTTTTAACCCTCCTGGACCTGGCACCGAATGAGGCACAGGCGCTGATCGATCGCGCCATTGAACTCAAACGCCAGCACAAGACCGGTGATGTTCTTTACGAACCGCTGAAAAACAAGGTGCTGGGCATGGTCTTCGAGAAGTCCTCGACCCGTACCCGTGTCTCCTTTGAAACAGGCATGGCGCACTTCGGTGGCCAGGCGATCTTCCTCTCGCCGCGCGATACCCAGCTCGGCCGTGGTGAGCCGATAGAAGACAGTGCCCGCGTCTTGTCACGCATGGTCGATATCATCATGATCCGGACCTTCGAACATGAAAAGATCGAACTGTTCGCCGAGTACTCACAGGTGCCCGTGATCAATGCCCTCACCGACAGCTATCACCCCTGCCAGCTGCTCGCCGATGTGCAAACCTACATCGAACACCGTGGCTGCATTCAGGGTAAGACCGTGACCTATATCGGTGATGGCAACAACATGTGCCATTCCTATATTAATGCCGCACAGCTATTTGACTTCAAACTACGCATCGCCTGTCCACAAGGTTACGAACCGGATACAACGATTGTCGAGGCTGCCGCCGACCGCGTCGAGGTCATGCGTGACCCGCTTGCAGCCAGCATAGGCGCCGACCTGGTGGTCACCGACGTCTGGGCGAGCATGGGCCAGGAAAACGAGACCGACGGTCGTGCCCGGGCCTTTGACAACTACCAGGTCAATGCCGAGGTCATGGCACAGGCCCATGACAATGCCCTGTTCATGCACTGCCTGCCTGCACACCGTGGTGAAGAGGTCACTGCCGAGGTCATTGATGGCCCGCAGAGTGTGGTTTGGGATGAGGCGGAAAACCGCCTGCATGCGCAAAAGGCCCTGCTCGAATTCCTCATGCGTTAAACCTCCGGTTTAATAGTTTTGCTTAAAGCCTCTATACTCAACGCATGAAACCACTTCTCGAACTCAAGGACATCGATTGCCGCTATGACGACAGGCCGGCAGTCAGCGGCCTGTCGATGCACGTCAACGAGGGTAATATCATTTGTCTGCTCGGGCCCAGTGGTTGCGGCAAGACCACGGTGCTGCGCGCCATCGCCGGCTTCGAACAAATTCATGCCGGTAGTATCACGCTGGCGGGAAAGCTCCTGTCCTCGCCTACGGTATCCGTGCCCCCGCACAAACGTAACCTCGGCATGGTCTTTCAGGACTACGCCCTGTTCCCGCACATGACGGTGTGCCAGAATATTTGCTTTGGCCTGCGTGGTCTGTCGAAGCTAGCCATGAAAACCATAGCCGAGGATATGCTCGAAGTCGTCGGTCTGGGTGGTTATGGCGACCGTTATCCGCATGAACTTTCCGGTGGCCAGCAACAACGCGTGGCCCTGGCGCGCGCCCTGGCACCGAACCCCGATGTCATCCTGCTCGATGAGCCCTTTTCCAATCTCGACGTGGAATTGCGTGAACGCCTGAGCATCGATGTGCGTAACATCCTCAAGGGCCAGGGCATTACTGCCATCCTCGTCACCCATGATCAAAACGAGGCGTTTGCCATCGGTGATCAGATCGGCGTCATGCATGAGGGCCGCATCATGCAATGGGATACGCCCTACAACCTCTATCACGAACCGGCCAACCGCTTTGTCGCCGACTTTATCGGTCAGGGTGTGTTCCTGCCCGGTGAACTGCTCGCCCCGGATACCATCAAGACCGAGGTCGGCAACATTAGTGGCAACCGTGCCTACGAATGGCCACAGGGCAGTCGGGTCGATCTGCTGCTACGCCCTGATGATATCGTCCCCGATAGCAACAGCCCCCTGCTCGGCAAGGTCATCAACAAGGCCTTCAAGGGTGCCGAGATCATGTACACCCTGCAACTGCCTACCGGCAGCCGCATCCTTTCCATGTTCCCGAGCCACCATGACCACAGCATCGGTGAAGAGGTCGCCATTCGCATCGCCGCCGATCATATGGTGGCCTTCCCGCACAAGGCCTGAAATCCGCACAGACTTGCGTTAAACTGTGAACCGTAGCACTCTTTAAACCCTGTATCTGCAACTACAATACCTTTCAGTTATTCCGAATAATAATCTGGGCATCCGGAAGGAGAACGTCGTGAACAGGTGGTTATTTTTTATCGTCCTGCTGCTGGGAAGCACACACCTCATCGCCGATACCCGTTATGTGGTCGATGAACTCATCATTACGGTGCGCAGTGGCCCCAGCAACCAGCATCAGATCGTCAAACTGATCCGCTCCGGCGCCAGACTCAATGTCCTCGAAGAGGTGGAAAACGATGGCAAACAGTATGCCCACGTCCAGGCTGGCGAGATGCAGGGCTGGGTATTATCCCAGTACCTGAGCACCACCCCAATCGCCCGCGATGCACTTGAGGCAGCACTCAACACCACCGAGAAATATCGTGAAGAGAACACTCGCCTGAAAAAGCAACTTGCCGAACTGCAGCGCGCACGCACTACTGTGGAACAACAACGTGATCAGCTCAAGCAGAGCGCGCAAAAAATGGATCAGCAACTGCAGCAACTCAGGCGTGTCTCTGCCCGGCCACTGGACATCGAGAAAAACAATGAACAACTGCGTGACGAACTCGCTACGCGTCTAAGCGAGGTCAAGCTGCTAAGTCAGGAAAATGTCAGGCTGAAAAGCCGGGCTGAACGCAACTGGTTCATGGTCGGTGCCGGGGTCGTGTTTATCAGTATACTGTTCGGCATCATTATCACCCGCATCCGCTGGCGTCGTAATTCTGACTGGAGTGGTAGCTCGTTATCACTATGACATTGATGAATGATGAATGCAGGGTGCGCTTGCGCACCCTGATTTGATTGCCAGAATTAATATCAGTTCCTGTTTTTATTTTTCTGGTGCGCAAGCGCACCCTACTACATTCAGCAAGCCGTTCCCGGCCAGTCACTTCGGGCTCCTGCCCTCACGTGACATTCGTACGTCCATGTACATCATCCATGGCCTTCACGGCATAAGTACATCCTTGTACAAATCATCCATCTCGAGCGGGACACTCGGCGCGGCTGAACAGGACATTCACGTTCAACCAGAGCCCGTCTTTCACTTCATGCTGTTTTATCTCTTCGAGGTGCCTGCTGCGCAGCCGCGCCAGGGCATCGGCCGGTAACTGCATAAGCAGCCCGCGCAGGGCCGTGTGCCAGAGCACCTCCCACCACTCATCGACGTTGCGCAGGTGATAACCCATATTCTTCTCACTGACCTCTATATTTTCATAGCTGGCCGCAGACAATAATTCCTCGCAGGCCTGTTGCGTTGCGACATGCTGCAGGGCATCCAGGCCAAGGTCTGGAATCTCGCCTTGCAAGTGGCCAAGGAAATTATCCATCAATGGCTGAAAGGCGTCTTCGGCAAAGGTGGTGAGCACGATCGGTGCGCCCGGTTTCATGACGCGTTGCCAGCCACGCAAGGCCTGCTGCATATCGGGGAAAAAGAAAATACCGAAGGAACACATGAGGGCATCGAAGTAGTCATTACGAAACGTCAGCTCCATGGCATCCATTTCCTGCAGGTCGATATTGTTGAGGCCGGCTCGTTGTACATTGGCGAAGGCCTGGTCGAGCATGCCGGCAGAGATATCGATGCCCTGCACACGCCCCTTCGGGGCGATCAGGCGCGCTGCCGAGAGTGCTGCCACACCCGTTCCCGTGGCCACATCCAGCAACCGCCAGCCCGGTAACGGGCGCAGGGACTCGATCATGCAGTCGGCACTGAAGGGGAAAAAACGCAATGCCTCACGGTCATAGCCCCCGGCGACGACATCAAAAACATGTGCCGTGCGCGCCTGTTGTTCTTCCAATTGCATACCAACCTCATAGAAATTTTATATAAATCAGTAACTATAGCCAACTTGTGCCCTACGCTGGCAGGGCAGTATAATTAGACCTCATTCTTTCTGTTGTAAATCATATCATGTCAAACCTAAACAATAGCCCCTTGCTGTTAAGCGAGGCATTACGCATCCTCGACAAATGGCGTATTGAACACAGCGCCCAGTTGCAACTGCTCGACCTGCCGGACATGCACCCGCGTATACTCAAGCGTATGCGTCGCGGTGACGGCGTGGTTGAGGAAGACCCCGGCCAGATGCAGCGGATCCACAGCATTTTTGAAATTCACCATACCCTGCAGACCTTGTACCCGCATAACGGTGACATGGCAGACTACTGGGTGACCACACCCAATATACAACTGCAGGAGCGTAGCCCGCTTGAGGTCATGCTTGCTCACGGCCATGATGGCATGCAGACCGTGGCCGACCAACTCACGGGTAACAGCTGGTAAAACCGATGCCTGACAAGACTCCGTTCACTATCGAGGCCATAGAACTCGGGCCGATGGAGAACTTTGTCTACCTCATTGAAGACAAGGCCTCTAAACGTGCGGCCGTGGTCGACCCCGCCTGGGATGTCGACGCCATCATCCAGCGTGCCAAAGAAGCTGGCGTGACGATCACCGACATCCTCCTCACGCACAGTCATTACGATCACATCAACGGTATCAACGCGGTGCTCGAGCACTATGATGCACAGTTACACCTGCTCAAGGCCGAGGCGCAGTTTTGGAACAGCGAACTCGAACATCCCAGCCTGCATCATGGCGGCGACATCATCCAACTCGGTGACACCGAAATAAAGGTGCTGCATACGCCCGGTCACACACCCGGCTCGGCCTGTTACCAGCTCGGTGACGATTTGATCACCGGCGACACCCTGTTTGTCTTCGGTTGCGGCCGCTGTGACCTGCACGGGGGCGACCCGAATGTCATGTACAACACACTAAAGAAACTTGGGAAACTACCGGCCTGCACCTGCATCCACCCCGGGCATAACTACGGTGACAAAACCGTCTCGACCATGCAGGAGCAGCTTGAGGGTAATCCGTTCATGCACTTCGACAAGGCCGGGGAGTTTATCGATTACCGCATGCATGAACACGATCGTATCCGCAGCACGCCTTACCACCCCGTGTTGAAGCGCTGATCTTTTAATAAAACGCCCAACGCAGAGACGCGAAGGCGCAAAGGAAGTAAAAAATATTCTTTCTCTCCGGCGAGAATGAAAATAAAAAATGTTAGGAAAGTAGTTAGAACCTTGAGTAAAACAAGTGGTGCCAGCCACAATAATTATTTTTCTCTGCGTTCTTCGCGTCTCGGCGTTGGGCTTTTAGAAAATTCATCAACCTCTTTTCCGTTTCTTGTTCTGGTGCGCCTTGATATAAGGCAATAAGGCTTCCGCGGGAATGTCCTCGATCGCACCGTAATGGGCTATTGCTTCGTTGAGCAGGGCATGAATATCACTAATAGGCTGTTCCGTTTCTTTTACCAGCACCTGCAGGCCCTGCAACCCCCCGTGCTGTACCCTCATCAACTTGCCATGGGTCAGGCTATCCGTACCTTTGACATACTGCAGGGCAAACTGCGCGGCATTAATCATATGTTCGAGAAGCTGTTCGCACTGTCCAAAGGCATCCGGCGAGGCACAGGTCACGCTGCACCCCGTTGGCAGGTGTGCCATGGCAGCCTGACTGCAGCGGCAGCCACTGCCAAGAATGGTTTTACGAAAGGGGCAATGGGCGCGGCTCATCGATTATGCGCCACATAACATTCAGGACAGGGCACGATAAAAGAACGGTGCCCACAAACCAATCAAGACC
Proteins encoded:
- a CDS encoding acetylornithine transaminase, with product MMDALMNTYTRLPVNFTRGEGAWLWDSEGNKYLDALGGIAVCGLGHAHPAVTKAICDQAATLVHTSNLYGIEVQGLLAEKLTTLSGLQRAFFSNSGAEANEAAIKIARLYGHKKGIAQPNIIVADGSFHGRTMATLSATGNRKVQAGFEPLVQGFIRVPYNDLGAIRNVARNTDGVVAVLVEPIQGEGGINIPAADYLNGLRAICDENDWLLMLDEIQTGMGRSGKWFAFQHNGIQPDVMTLAKALGNGVPIGACLAGGKAAEVFQPGNHGSTFGGNPLACRAALAVIDSIEQQGLIERANVLSQKFLDGFKARLGDNAHVVDIRAQGLLLGIELDSPCAALVGEALANGLLINVTADKVIRLLPPLIISDAEADMIIDKVSSLVEAFVAEQATSAAV
- the argF gene encoding ornithine carbamoyltransferase, which encodes MAVRHFLTLLDLAPNEAQALIDRAIELKRQHKTGDVLYEPLKNKVLGMVFEKSSTRTRVSFETGMAHFGGQAIFLSPRDTQLGRGEPIEDSARVLSRMVDIIMIRTFEHEKIELFAEYSQVPVINALTDSYHPCQLLADVQTYIEHRGCIQGKTVTYIGDGNNMCHSYINAAQLFDFKLRIACPQGYEPDTTIVEAAADRVEVMRDPLAASIGADLVVTDVWASMGQENETDGRARAFDNYQVNAEVMAQAHDNALFMHCLPAHRGEEVTAEVIDGPQSVVWDEAENRLHAQKALLEFLMR
- a CDS encoding ABC transporter ATP-binding protein, whose amino-acid sequence is MKPLLELKDIDCRYDDRPAVSGLSMHVNEGNIICLLGPSGCGKTTVLRAIAGFEQIHAGSITLAGKLLSSPTVSVPPHKRNLGMVFQDYALFPHMTVCQNICFGLRGLSKLAMKTIAEDMLEVVGLGGYGDRYPHELSGGQQQRVALARALAPNPDVILLDEPFSNLDVELRERLSIDVRNILKGQGITAILVTHDQNEAFAIGDQIGVMHEGRIMQWDTPYNLYHEPANRFVADFIGQGVFLPGELLAPDTIKTEVGNISGNRAYEWPQGSRVDLLLRPDDIVPDSNSPLLGKVINKAFKGAEIMYTLQLPTGSRILSMFPSHHDHSIGEEVAIRIAADHMVAFPHKA
- a CDS encoding TIGR04211 family SH3 domain-containing protein, encoding MNRWLFFIVLLLGSTHLIADTRYVVDELIITVRSGPSNQHQIVKLIRSGARLNVLEEVENDGKQYAHVQAGEMQGWVLSQYLSTTPIARDALEAALNTTEKYREENTRLKKQLAELQRARTTVEQQRDQLKQSAQKMDQQLQQLRRVSARPLDIEKNNEQLRDELATRLSEVKLLSQENVRLKSRAERNWFMVGAGVVFISILFGIIITRIRWRRNSDWSGSSLSL
- a CDS encoding class I SAM-dependent methyltransferase encodes the protein MQLEEQQARTAHVFDVVAGGYDREALRFFPFSADCMIESLRPLPGWRLLDVATGTGVAALSAARLIAPKGRVQGIDISAGMLDQAFANVQRAGLNNIDLQEMDAMELTFRNDYFDALMCSFGIFFFPDMQQALRGWQRVMKPGAPIVLTTFAEDAFQPLMDNFLGHLQGEIPDLGLDALQHVATQQACEELLSAASYENIEVSEKNMGYHLRNVDEWWEVLWHTALRGLLMQLPADALARLRSRHLEEIKQHEVKDGLWLNVNVLFSRAECPARDG
- a CDS encoding antitoxin Xre/MbcA/ParS toxin-binding domain-containing protein, whose product is MSNLNNSPLLLSEALRILDKWRIEHSAQLQLLDLPDMHPRILKRMRRGDGVVEEDPGQMQRIHSIFEIHHTLQTLYPHNGDMADYWVTTPNIQLQERSPLEVMLAHGHDGMQTVADQLTGNSW
- a CDS encoding MBL fold metallo-hydrolase; translation: MPDKTPFTIEAIELGPMENFVYLIEDKASKRAAVVDPAWDVDAIIQRAKEAGVTITDILLTHSHYDHINGINAVLEHYDAQLHLLKAEAQFWNSELEHPSLHHGGDIIQLGDTEIKVLHTPGHTPGSACYQLGDDLITGDTLFVFGCGRCDLHGGDPNVMYNTLKKLGKLPACTCIHPGHNYGDKTVSTMQEQLEGNPFMHFDKAGEFIDYRMHEHDRIRSTPYHPVLKR